Proteins found in one Desulfatiglans sp. genomic segment:
- a CDS encoding helix-turn-helix transcriptional regulator, which yields MVSKIMLNTRQVAEFLDINEKMVYSLITEKGLPATKVTGKWLFPKHLVEQWLEASTINYPKAINPLPPYDGILIICGSNDLLLEKTISLYNRQFPGHAAVFGNMGSLGGLRSLKGSLCHIASSHLLEENEKEYNFDFAHNELGQLPAIVNFCRREQGIIVKKGNPKGITGIMDIKEKGLRIVNRPKGTGTRLLLEGELKKADIDTASIPGYDLEVERHIDVSIEILSGRADAGLAIKAAASLLDLDFIPLRMERFDLIMHKERFFDKGIQMFLGLLRCDAFKGMAEELDGYDLSITGEMVYPQQG from the coding sequence ATGGTAAGTAAAATCATGCTTAATACAAGGCAGGTGGCCGAATTTCTGGATATAAATGAGAAGATGGTCTATTCTCTTATTACAGAGAAGGGGCTTCCTGCCACCAAGGTAACCGGCAAGTGGTTATTTCCTAAGCACCTTGTTGAACAGTGGCTTGAGGCCAGCACGATCAATTATCCAAAGGCAATTAATCCTCTGCCGCCGTATGATGGTATACTTATTATCTGCGGAAGCAATGATCTTTTACTCGAAAAGACCATTTCTCTATATAACAGGCAGTTTCCCGGACATGCGGCTGTATTCGGGAACATGGGCAGTCTGGGAGGTTTAAGGTCATTAAAAGGCAGCCTCTGCCATATTGCATCAAGTCATCTGCTTGAGGAAAATGAAAAGGAGTACAATTTTGATTTTGCACATAATGAACTGGGGCAGCTCCCTGCCATTGTAAATTTCTGCAGGAGGGAACAGGGCATTATTGTAAAGAAGGGAAATCCGAAGGGTATAACCGGGATCATGGATATAAAGGAAAAGGGGCTCAGGATTGTCAACAGGCCAAAGGGTACAGGAACCCGCCTGCTGCTGGAAGGAGAATTGAAAAAGGCGGATATTGATACTGCTAGCATACCCGGATATGACCTGGAGGTTGAACGGCATATTGATGTGAGCATCGAGATATTATCAGGCCGGGCAGATGCCGGACTGGCTATTAAGGCCGCTGCATCGCTGCTTGATCTTGACTTTATCCCCCTGCGCATGGAAAGATTTGACCTTATAATGCACAAAGAGAGGTTTTTTGACAAGGGTATACAGATGTTTCTTGGACTGTTAAGATGTGACGCGTTTAAAGGTATGGCTGAAGAACTTGACGGGTATGACCTTAGTATTACTGGTGAGATGGTTTACCCACAGCAGGGATAA
- a CDS encoding ABC transporter ATP-binding protein yields MLYRLGNLVKSYDGRKVLDIDRLSIEKGLIYGLIGPNGAGKTTLLEALAFLLMPDKGELFYNDIKVNNKKSLHPLRREVVLLQQQPVMLSISVKRNVEFPLKIRGVARDRRKAVADELLAMVGMSGFAEAPAHKLSGGETQRVAIARALACSPSVILLDEPTAGVDIENRVGIETIIRRINREKGISIIFTSHDMLQVARLADEIIYINNGRVSDSIHENIYSGIIKSNEKGKYVIIHDSLNIPIDFAREEGHCRVSINPLKIKIIRQMRVNSADGQIIKGRLMQLTSEGEMVRVLVDTGVPLSLIIDKNNESMSGLMVGETVFLECPKESIEFI; encoded by the coding sequence ATGCTTTACAGGCTCGGAAACCTTGTTAAGAGTTATGATGGGAGAAAGGTGCTTGACATTGACAGGCTTTCGATTGAAAAGGGGCTGATATACGGGCTTATAGGCCCTAATGGCGCTGGTAAAACTACACTGCTTGAGGCGCTGGCATTTCTGTTAATGCCTGATAAAGGGGAACTATTTTATAATGATATAAAGGTGAATAATAAAAAGTCACTGCATCCTCTTCGCAGGGAGGTAGTCCTCTTACAGCAGCAACCAGTAATGCTTTCCATTTCTGTTAAAAGAAACGTGGAGTTCCCCCTCAAGATAAGGGGTGTTGCAAGAGACAGAAGAAAAGCGGTGGCTGATGAGTTGCTTGCAATGGTAGGCATGAGCGGGTTTGCAGAAGCTCCTGCACATAAACTCTCCGGCGGTGAAACCCAGAGGGTTGCAATAGCAAGGGCACTAGCCTGTTCGCCTTCTGTAATACTGCTTGATGAACCTACAGCAGGTGTTGATATAGAAAATCGTGTTGGTATAGAAACCATTATAAGAAGGATTAACAGGGAAAAGGGTATATCGATCATATTCACATCACATGACATGCTTCAGGTAGCAAGGCTTGCGGATGAGATCATATATATAAATAACGGGCGGGTTTCTGACTCAATCCATGAGAATATATACAGCGGAATAATTAAAAGCAATGAAAAGGGCAAATATGTTATTATCCATGACAGTCTCAATATCCCGATAGATTTTGCCAGGGAGGAGGGGCATTGCAGGGTATCCATTAACCCCCTTAAGATCAAAATTATTAGACAGATGAGGGTCAATAGTGCTGACGGGCAGATTATCAAGGGGAGGCTCATGCAGTTGACCAGCGAAGGGGAGATGGTCAGGGTGCTTGTTGATACCGGTGTTCCCCTGAGCCTTATAATAGATAAAAATAACGAATCCATGTCAGGGCTCATGGTCGGGGAGACTGTTTTTCTTGAATGCCCTAAAGAGAGTATAGAATTTATTTAA
- a CDS encoding ABC transporter permease: MTFFTDSFKSAILLIVSLDRELLEIIAVSLNVSFFSTIIAGLIGIPVGLHIAMRDFYLKRFVITCLNTLLALPTVVIALLVYTFISRKGLLGSLDLLYSQKAIIIGQVILIFPILTTYTISAVSRIEERYRKTAFTLGANMFQTALVVMREARFALLAAVIIAFGRVIAEVGISMMLGGNAKGFTRTMTTAMALEYDKGEFVLSVALGMVLLLISFSVNVILNYFQGKGRG, translated from the coding sequence ATGACTTTTTTTACAGACAGTTTCAAATCAGCCATTCTGCTCATAGTTTCTCTGGACAGGGAACTGCTGGAGATTATTGCTGTATCGTTGAACGTCAGTTTTTTTTCCACTATTATAGCAGGTCTAATAGGGATCCCTGTGGGGTTGCACATTGCCATGAGGGATTTTTATCTTAAACGGTTCGTAATCACATGCCTTAACACCCTGCTTGCGCTTCCTACTGTGGTGATAGCCCTTCTGGTATATACATTCATCTCAAGAAAGGGGCTTCTTGGTTCCCTTGATCTGCTCTACTCCCAGAAGGCCATAATAATAGGTCAGGTGATTCTTATATTTCCTATCCTTACAACCTACACGATCTCTGCTGTAAGCAGGATTGAGGAGCGCTACAGGAAAACAGCATTTACCCTTGGGGCGAATATGTTCCAGACCGCTCTAGTTGTTATGCGTGAGGCCAGATTTGCCCTTCTGGCCGCTGTTATTATTGCCTTTGGCAGGGTGATTGCCGAGGTGGGCATAAGCATGATGTTAGGTGGCAATGCAAAGGGCTTTACCCGCACCATGACAACAGCAATGGCACTCGAGTATGACAAGGGGGAATTTGTGCTGAGTGTCGCACTAGGGATGGTGCTTCTCTTAATAAGCTTTTCTGTAAATGTTATCCTGAATTATTTCCAGGGGAAGGGAAGGGGATAG
- a CDS encoding solute-binding protein, with amino-acid sequence MKRYFINLLIFISVFALSTLTSGADKMITMSTTTSTENSGLLDVLLPAFTADTGIEVKVIAKGTGAAIKDGMDGNVDIIFVHAKDREERFVAEGYGAYRLPVMHNDFVIIGPASDPAGIKGVKEASIALKKIADKKAPFISRGDDSGTHVKEQEIWKISGVTLKNETRDVISEGNRKTITFQYPDGIGEWYYSIGQGMGKTLTYAEEKQAYSITDRGTYLKYKYGRAEGFDLEIMVEGDPALFNPYGIIPVSPEKYSHVKFELAEKFAKWLVSEKGQKIIAEYKIEGKQAFFPDAR; translated from the coding sequence ATGAAGAGATATTTTATAAATCTGTTGATCTTTATATCTGTTTTTGCCCTGTCGACCCTTACATCAGGCGCAGACAAGATGATTACCATGTCCACAACAACAAGCACTGAAAATTCAGGGCTCCTTGATGTGCTGCTACCGGCGTTTACTGCTGACACAGGGATAGAGGTCAAGGTAATTGCCAAGGGGACAGGGGCTGCAATAAAGGATGGGATGGACGGAAATGTAGATATCATTTTTGTTCATGCAAAGGATCGTGAAGAGAGGTTTGTTGCTGAGGGTTATGGGGCATACCGTCTTCCAGTAATGCACAATGATTTTGTCATTATAGGCCCTGCAAGTGATCCGGCAGGAATAAAAGGAGTAAAAGAGGCATCTATTGCCCTAAAAAAAATTGCAGACAAAAAGGCCCCTTTTATTTCAAGGGGCGATGATAGCGGTACTCATGTAAAGGAACAGGAGATCTGGAAAATATCAGGGGTAACCTTGAAGAATGAAACAAGGGATGTCATATCAGAGGGAAACAGGAAGACCATCACCTTTCAATATCCTGATGGCATTGGTGAATGGTACTATTCCATTGGCCAGGGCATGGGAAAGACACTCACATATGCAGAAGAAAAACAGGCATACTCTATAACAGACAGGGGCACCTATCTGAAATACAAGTATGGGAGGGCAGAGGGGTTTGATCTTGAGATCATGGTTGAGGGTGATCCTGCTCTTTTTAATCCATACGGCATAATACCTGTAAGCCCTGAAAAATATTCACATGTAAAATTTGAACTGGCAGAAAAATTTGCAAAGTGGCTTGTATCTGAAAAGGGACAGAAGATTATTGCAGAATACAAAATAGAGGGGAAGCAGGCATTTTTCCCGGATGCAAGATAG
- a CDS encoding ABC transporter substrate-binding protein, translating to MKFSRGLLCLFLSLTFIGLTGILHVRGAEKSGETYGNGKITITLATGTPGSLGLVKSLAGPFCAKNNCRIRWINMGSGESLEALKAGQADIIMVHAPDAEKKAVNAGWAVNRQLIGGNEFFILGPASDPAGIRGLSSVTEAYKKIAEAGALFFTRNDNSGTHKKEMMIWEMAGIKPSDPWYVATNTFMEPTLKRADDEKGYFMTDSSTYYAIKQGVKNLEILLRGDLVLVNVYHIMSVPEEKRKGDISRLLTGFIGFVISDEGQRIIREFGIPEYGVPLYMDAKQAGSAAK from the coding sequence ATGAAATTCAGTAGAGGGTTACTATGTCTATTCCTGTCACTAACTTTTATAGGTTTAACAGGCATATTACATGTGAGAGGAGCTGAGAAGTCAGGAGAAACATATGGAAATGGAAAAATTACAATAACTCTCGCAACCGGAACCCCAGGTTCCCTCGGCCTTGTTAAATCTCTGGCAGGGCCCTTCTGCGCTAAAAACAATTGCAGGATCAGGTGGATCAACATGGGGAGTGGGGAATCCCTTGAAGCGTTAAAAGCAGGTCAAGCCGATATAATAATGGTGCATGCACCTGATGCTGAGAAAAAGGCGGTTAATGCGGGCTGGGCAGTTAACAGGCAATTGATTGGCGGTAATGAATTTTTTATTCTTGGCCCTGCCTCTGATCCTGCGGGAATAAGGGGTTTAAGCTCTGTAACAGAGGCTTACAAAAAGATTGCTGAAGCAGGCGCACTTTTCTTTACCAGGAATGACAATTCCGGCACCCACAAAAAGGAGATGATGATATGGGAGATGGCCGGTATAAAACCTTCCGATCCATGGTATGTGGCTACAAATACCTTTATGGAGCCAACCCTTAAGAGGGCCGATGATGAAAAGGGGTATTTTATGACCGATTCCAGCACCTACTATGCAATAAAACAGGGTGTGAAAAACCTTGAGATACTTTTAAGGGGAGACCTGGTTTTAGTTAATGTCTATCACATAATGAGTGTGCCTGAAGAGAAGAGAAAAGGAGATATATCCAGGCTGCTAACAGGTTTTATCGGGTTTGTAATATCTGATGAAGGTCAGAGGATCATTCGTGAGTTCGGTATACCTGAGTATGGTGTCCCTTTGTATATGGATGCAAAGCAGGCTGGCTCTGCTGCGAAGTAA